One genomic region from Drosophila busckii strain San Diego stock center, stock number 13000-0081.31 chromosome 3R, ASM1175060v1, whole genome shotgun sequence encodes:
- the LOC108603330 gene encoding fatty-acid amide hydrolase 2-B: MDFLLRLIGFLVTWIGMTVNRLLDIFMLARKSPDYPPITNPLLTKSVIELSAALRRGQLTSVKLVNAYIARVIEVNPSLNAVIEERYDAALKEAQHADELITRASTEYDRVALFTRYPLLGIPFTVKESCALKGLSFTVGSVLRKDMKAPMDGEVVALMREAGGIPLLVSATPEFCMSLETNTIVNGRCVNPYNLARTSAGSSGGEGALNGCGATTFGVGSDISGSIRLPAMFCGVFGHKPTGGLTSVKGHFPYSLTDPNFNYYLQLGPITRFARDMPLLLEIMAGDKKQQLRMSEQVPLKEIKIYYAYGYSGLNALTHPIVDDDIKISLMRAVKCFEQAGLHTEKLDLKFLKNSMEVSLAGLIDLKGFPSIVTQQSDRFPKMRMLIVEMFNSIIGHSLFTKEAMFAELMHRLHGFMSNSNKEKYLREAAVIKAHLTELLGDRGVLFMPTFHTTALAFHTTALNLTGVDNLLLFNVLGFPATHVPMGLNSQGMPVGFQVIAAPYQDRLCLQIAAELEAVFHGWVPPLKHQFND; this comes from the exons ATGGATTTTTTGCTGCGTTTAATTGGGTTCTTGGTAACATGGATTGGCATGACTGTAAATAGATTACTAGATATATTCATGCTTGCGCGCAAGAGTCCGGACTATCCGCCTATAACGAATCCGCTGCTGACCAAATCGGTTATTGAGCTAAGTGCAGCATTGCGACGTGGTCAG CTTACATCAGTTAAGTTGGTTAACGCGTATATAGCACGTGTAATTGAAGTCAATCCCTCGCTGAATGCGGTTATTGAAGAGCGTTATGATGCGGCACTGAAAGAGGCGCAACATGCGGATGAGCTCATAACTAGAGCAAGCACGGAATACGATCGCGTGGCGCTGTTCACACGTTATCCACTGCTGGGCATACCCTTCACCGTCAAGGAATCGTGCGCACTTAAAG GTCTCTCCTTTACGGTGGGCAGCGTTCTGCGCAAGGACATGAAAGCGCCTATGGATGGCGAAGTGGTTGCATTAATGCGCGAAGCTGGCGGCATACCCTTGTTAGTCTCTGCCACGCCTGAGTTCTGCATGAGCTTGGAAACCAACACAATTGTCAATGGCCGCTGCGTCAATCCGTATAACTTGGCACGCACCTCAGCGGGCTCGTCCGGGGGCGAAGGCGCCTTAAACGGTTGCGGTGCCACAACGTTTGGCGTGGGCTCTGACATCAGCGGTTCAATACGGTTGCCAGCTATGTTTTGTGGCGTTTTTGGGCACAAGCCCACTGGTGGACTCACCTCAGTCAAAGGTCACTTTCCGTACTCTCTGACGGATCCAAATTTCAACTACTATCTGCAGCTTGGACCCATAACACGCTTTGCACGTGACATGCCGCTACTGCTAGAGATTATGGCGGGCgataaaaagcagcaattaaGAATGAGTGAGCAGGTGCCGCTTAAGGAAATCAAA ATCTACTATGCATATGGCTACTCAGGACTGAATGCGCTAACACATCCCATTGTGGATGACGACATAAAGATTTCACTGATGCGTGCTGTTAAATGTTTCGAGCAAGCTGGTCTACACACTGAGAAG CTTGATCTTAAATTCCTGAAGAATTCCATGGAAGTGTCTTTAGCTGGTCTGATTGATTTGAAGGGTTTTCCCAGCATTGTTACGCAGCAATCAGATCGTTTTCCAAAGATGCGTATGCTCATTGTGGAGATGTTCAATAGCATCATTGGTCACTCGCTTTTTACCAAGGAGGCGATGTTTGCGGAGCTAATGCATCGATTGCATGGCTTCATGTCTAACAGCAATAAGGAAAAGTATCTTCGGGAGGCCGCTGTAATTAAAGCACATCTGACT GAACTTTTGGGTGATCGTGGTGTGCTGTTCATGCCCACATTCCACACCACCGCCTTGGCCTTTCACACTACGGCGCTGAACCTCACTGGCGTCGACAATCTCTTGCTCTTCAATGTGCTTGGATTTCCAGCTACACACGTGCCAATGGGCTTAAATTCACAAGGCATGCCTGTAGGATTTCAGGTTATAGCAGCGCCCTACCAAGATAGGCTTTGTCTTCAAATTGCTGCCGAATTGGAGGCCGTCTTTCATGGTTGGGTGCC